Within candidate division TA06 bacterium, the genomic segment AGAATGGTTGAGATTCTTCCTCGGTGCTTGAAAGTTTGACCCGACTACGTCCTCTTGACTCCGCCGGGCTTCGCATTTTTCAGGTTTCAGCCCAGTGCTGAAGCCAACAACGCACGCCAGCTCTTGTATGCTATCCACCTCCAGCTTACCAACTAGATCTGCGATCATAGATCTACGCTCTCAGATTAGTTGTGCCAGATTTGTGCCGAATCATCACCAATAGATGTCTCGACCACTGTTGGGAAAGAATTTGACAACCGTCCACGAATGTGGGGAGGTTCCTTTGACTGAAGCTGGCAGGAAAGCGCTATGCTCGAGATGGGCACATACCGTTTGATGTGGAAGGGAATGGAAAGCAGATATGGATGGGATATTGAGCCACTCTCAGAGGAAACGGAGAGAAACAGATAGGCTCTGCCCAAGTCTCAGGCACCATTCCTTGACCCTACTACAATCTCAATCCTCTATTAGGTGAGCATCCATAGTCGCCTACAGCTTTTCCGCGTATACCATCCGTTCGGGTAGCATTGACACAAGCTTCCGCCCAGTCGGCTTCACGTACCGTTCGGCAAGCTCCTCGTAGCCGAGGTGTTCCAGCACGCGCCAACCGTACACGCCGAGGAAGTCAGCCACATCTTCGGGATCAATGCCGAAGAACCAGATCTTGTCGTTCAGGAGCATCCTTTTGTAGAGGTACTCTTGCCCGTAGATGACTTTTCCATCTATGAAGTCCTTGCGAATGTACGTGAATGCAAGGCGACTGCCCGCCGGCGCCTTGGCCAGGAAATCGAAGGTCGTCTGGATGCCGGCCTCAGTCAGATATTGTGTGACCCCCTCCAAGATGAAGAAGGTTTTCGTGTCGTCCGCGTAGCCATGTGAAGCTAGCACAGACCCCAGCTCTTCACGGTCAAAGTCAATCGGCACCAGGGTCACGTGAGCTGGGACCCCTCCGAGCACCTTTCTCAGTCTCGACCGCTTGGCATCGATATTCTCCGGCTGATCGACCTCCCAGACCGGGACTTTGGCCAGAGCCGGAAGCCGGTAAGCCTGAGTATCGAAACCAACCCCCAGGTTCACCACCGTCTCGGCTTGGCCGTCCACAGCGTCAGCCACTTTTTCATCGATGTAGCGCTTCCGGCACACGACCATCGCCCAGATACCGGGGGTTCTCCTCTCTGCTGCCCTGACCAACCAGTCCCTGGTCCAGGAAAACCGCATCAGCCGGACGTAGGCCCTCATGCCTAAGGGCAGGATCCGATAGGCCAGGTCATCGTTGATGATGCGCGTGCCCTCAGGAAAGTATTGCTCGATGGCGACAATGGTCGTCGGGCCTGATCCCGTTTCGGCTGCTTTCTGCGCCATTCTAACTCCTACGTTGATTTGTTTGGTGTATTAACCGCTAGGGACGGTGCATGACCCTCCGAATACTCCCTTCGGATTCCCTCAGAACAAGCTCAGGATTTTCAACCCTCCGACTCCACGAAGGATCTACGACTTTCTGACAAAATCTGCCTGCAAAAAACCGATACTGTCTGAGATTCTGACTTGCCTTTCCTTCCCGTAGTTGAACTCTACCCAAAATCAACAGCGTTGTCAAGCACCGTGTGACGCACAGACGGGCTGTGCGAGATCTGTACCAAATCATCACGAATAGATGCCTCAATCACTGTTGCGAAAGAATTTGACAATCACACCCGAATGTGGGAGAATTCTTTTGAGTGAAATGACAAGGCGCGGAACCACGACACACTGCTGGAATCTGTCAGGATGTTCGACTAGAGAAGGATCACACTCTGGGGATAAGCATTTGGACGTGATTGAAGCGGAGGTTTTGCCAAAATGCCAAGCACCGTCCCTAAGCAGATTGAGCCTGATACAACGTACGGATCCGCGTTGTCAGAAAAATAATCGATGCCCCAAGACAAATCGAGGGGATTACTGTACCACCCGTTTTTGCCGTCTGAAAGGTGGACGTGGTTATCCGACGCGTTATAGTCTGCTATCCACTCTCCGCAGTTGACCCACTCCCCGACAACGATACCTGGTCGCAGGTTCTCGACGTGGATGTACTCGTACTCACCGACCACCATGAGTTCACCACTAATCAAATCAACCCTGCCTGCTGACACAGGATGCACCCTATGATTAATATTTCCCTGGATGTCAATTCCACTGTGAAAACGCCAGGTAGTTCCTGTTTTGCGGAACTCACCAAAGGTTCCAGTGATATCGTGTTGCTCCGTATTGGGGTTGCACGGCCACGGGTACTTAGAAAATATAGGATAATCGTAGTAGACATATATGCTCCATTCGTCTATGTAGCCCACATCGTCTGGTGCTAGGTCTATTGCCCATAGACCCCACTCTTGATTTACATCGAGCCCATTGAACACTGTAATGCCGGTTTCCCCCCCATAGAGCCAACCGGAGCCCATTTCTTGATTGTGGAGCCTGTATAAATAGGGATTAGTGACATTCTCATCCTCAAGCTCGATTATCAGATCGCTCCAACACGTATGATAAACTGAAAATGACACATCAATCTTAGTAATCTCAGGTTCGTAGGGTGCTTCCCATATGTCTATTGGACTGTAAACCCAGTCATCATCATCGGGAATATGGACATCTGTCGGGTTCCAATAATACCCAAAGTATTCATTACATGGGCTCCTGTGCTGAGGCGCGGGGAGCCCTGAAGGTACACGCCACTTGCCGCTAGTGTGAAGGGCTTGATCGATTACCGCTACGTCAAACCCGCCTTCTCGCAACGTCACAAGCTGTTGTTCGGGAACCCGCCGCGACAGAACCCCTGGCCTCTCGCACTCCAGCCCCAGCGACGACAGCTCTGCAGCCTTCTCTGGGGAAGGCACGCGGATCTCCACATCGTAGACTCTTTCTTGTTTGACGTCGTATCCGGCGTTCATTGGCTCCGCAATGACATTGAACAGTCCGGTCCAACCAACCAAGGTGAGTAGGAGCAGAACCGCGACGCCCGTAGTGTACTGCCTTCGACCTGCCATGAGACTATCACCTCCTACCGTACTTGTCTATAGACATGTAGCCTGCCGCCCGCCGCCAAGGAGAATTCCTTGCCGTCCGCTGACAAGCTGATCTTTGCGAATTCAGTCGGCTTTATGTCCGCGAATTGGGCCTGCCAGAGCTTCCTGCCGTTGAAGTCAAGCAGGACTACCGACCCGTGTTCGATGAGCCCCACAACACGCCCTTGTTCTGCCAGGTCGAAGTCTCTCAGGGCCGCGTTCGTATCGTAACGAAACATTTCCTCGCCGGAGGGCAGACTGAGCAGGACAACCCCCTCTCTGGGGTGGAGGAGAACAACATGTTCCTGCGTGAGTGAGAATTTGACCTGCGTGGGAGAGAACCCTTCCATTCTTCTGATCATTCCGCCCCTTGAGTCTAGAAGATAAGTCACTCGCTTGTCGCGGCCTTGCGCCCTGGCATCCGGTTCTCTGAAGGAGGAGACTGTGTATGAACCATCTCTTGAAACTGATACACAGGAAGGTTGGGTTAGCTGGTCTTCGGGCATGAATCGCCAGAGCTCGTCTCCTTCCAAATTGTAGGCTACGACCTCATTCATAGCTATCGGGTCGCTTTCCTCCGTTCTGTGTCTGGCGACTTGGAGGAGTAGATACTCCCCGTCTTCGGAGATGTCAAGATTAGTTGATATCAGTGACTCGTCATCTTCGCGGGCCTTCAGCCTCCGGATCAACTTTCCATCTCTCGCATGGAATGACAGCCACAGGTCGTCGAGTTCCTCAACCCCTACGGAATTCCCGACATCAGAGACGATCATCCAGCTTGAGAACCCTTCCCACAATGCGGGGACCTCGATCTCGCCCGTCTTCTGCCCAGATTTGTCAAAGACTTCCCACCTCCCTCGCGGTCCCTTACCGCGGTCCTTGCCAGGCCGAAACAATCCGACGTACTCTGAATGTTTTGAAACAATTGCCCCCGCCAAGTCCGGTTGAACGGCAGACACAGCCAAGGCACGATCGAAGAACCAAGTCTCAGCTACGAGCTTCTTCCCAGTGCTAGACTCCTTCCGAAACCTGCCCAATACGGGTCTGGCTGCCTCAGTCTCGGTCTTTCGTCCCATGTAGACATCCCAGATGCCCTCGTCCAAAGTAGCCTTCTCCACGATCCCGAAGCTGGTCAGTCGCAGGTCATATCCTCTACTTTCCAGTTTGGAGAGCAACTGCTCGGATATCCAGACTACCAGCGAACCCGGCCCCTTGCACTTAATCCCAAGTGAGCACAGTTCACGGGCTTTCTCGGATGAAGGCACGTAGACACTCACACAAAGGGGCCCCTTCTCAGGCAACTCCCTTCCTGTTTTCCCGCTCTTCGGCGGGGCACCAGGTGTTCCGTAGATTGCCCCGCAAAGGCTGACCAGAACCGCGATGCAGACAAAACAACGCCCAAGCCCTTTCATCGTTCGCCAACCTCCTCTTTGAGTGTTCCCATCCGACGACAAGTACTTCTGAATTCCAACTTGGAAGCGACGTGTCGTCCAAATACGCCGAGGTGGAAGAGTACGACGCCATGTCGTCATTCCTCCCCTGACCTGCGCTGCGTCCTTGCCGCATCGGAGCAGAGCCGTCATGCCAGTCTCACTTAATCAGTATCGCCTTTCTTGTGAGCTCCGAGCAACTACTTGAGGAAACCCTAGGGACGGTGCTTGGCATTTTGGCATTTTGCCCTCAAAGATAATACTCTTGTTACTTCCTATGAATGATTATATCCCATCCCAAGGCCAGAAAACACGAAAATCGAAGATCGAAAATAGAACCAATAACCAACCTACGAAGGCGAAAATCGAAAATCGTCGGAGATCCTGAGCAAGGTCGAAGGGAAAATCGACACACACGAAATCACGAAACCCCTTACCCATGTCCTTTTTCCACATCTGCTCATCTGTTCATGTGCTCAATTGAGCATATGAGGATGTGAGCGAATGAGCGCAGCTCTGATGTGTTGATATGTTGACAATTGTGCACATGTCGACGGGTCAGCTAGTGGGTTGGGGGGCTGTCCCCATGCCCGCTCCTTTCTTGGGTTAGTAGTCTACCGGATGTTGATCAGTTCCATCCGGCCTTATCAACCAAAGTTTACCATCTCTTCCGTCTGAAGATTCTTCCTCGGTGCTTGACAGTTTGACATTTGTTGTGCCTGAAAGATGTACGCCGGATTCGCGCCAAATCATCACGAACAGATACCTCGATCACTGTTGTGAAAGAATTTGACAACCCTTGGTGGATGTGGAAGCATTCTTTTGAAGGAGACGACCGCGGTGCAATGGTAAGGCATCGGCCCGAGATGCGATGCAAGAATCTCTCAACATATTCGATTATCAAGCTCAGTATGCTCCACGCTGGATGCCCAGATACTGGGAGGGACCCCTCAGATGCTAACCGGCCTACTCATGGGTGCGGGGGCCTCATATGAACTCGGGATGCCACTGGTATGGGACCTCACTGCTCAGCTACGACAATGGTTGACACCCGAGAAGCTTTGGCAACTCAATGTGTCGTGGCGGTCGCGTGGCGGGGGATATCCCGACCGCATAATAGCAGATTTTGTGCCGCTTCTTGTCAGACCAGACCTCCACTACGAGAGTCTACTGGGCCATCTGGAGACACAGTATCGCCGGGCATCGCACTTACGACAGCATTATCACAGCCTGTATCAGTGGCTGGTTGACATAGTCTATCATATCCTTTACCTCAGACATATCAGGGGGGAACCGGTCATTCTCGCAGCGATGCGTTTCTTCGACGGACTGGCCGGTCTTGCGGAGCAGAGCAAGCCATTATGGGTCTTCTCACTCAACCATGACGTTCTCATCGAATGCATTGCTGTCCGTCACGGCATACACGTATGTTCGGGCTTTCAGGATGGTATCATTGAATTGCCGCGGCGAGACCGCGCCGGCACAGAGGTTGGGCGCCTGAGAGCCGAGGTCATGACGGGTAGCCGATTTGAAAAGACTGGGCTCTTGTTTCTACGGCGTGGCAGTCCGGGTATCAACCTCTTGAAGATTCACGGCTCGCTCGATGTATTCGCGTTCAAAGACGGCAAAGACCTCTTAAAACTGCTTCCCATGGATTCGAGCGTCGAGGGGGTGATTGCATCCTTGCGCGCAGCCAACGAAGAGCTGCTTTATGTGGACTCGGCCCGTCCAAATGAGCCCGTAAAGGTGACGAATGAAATCGCGTACGCGGACGACTCTGGCGAAATGCAGTTTCTACGTCGGTCGCTGCTTGCAGGCATGTTCAAGTTCGATCGCAGTGCTAGTCAAGTGTTACCCATCCGGCTACTGGACTCTTTTCGTACAAACGTCAACCATGTTACGCACTTGGCCTGCGTCGGATATGGCTTCGGAGACATCCATATCAATCAAATCCTCCGTGGTTGGCTGGAATTCACTGCGCAACGGCGGCTTGAAATAGTAGCCCCAGGCGCCAAGGATATCCCTCAATGTCTCCTTCATCTGGCGCCCCAGGTAATGCTCACAAGCTCAACTACGACGGACTACCTCGCACAATTTGCTGCCACACCGCTCTCGGAGGAAGAAAGAATAGCCAAGGATTCCTGGAACTTGTTGAGGGAGGCCCAACGTAAGGACAAGGGCTATGCGTGATTGTGACACGAGAGGTAGGCGGTGCACAAGGACAGGGTCTCTACGCTGAAGATCGTAGATCGACGACTGAGCATTCAACACTTCATTCTCCGTTGGTTCTCGGGTCTCTGGGCTCGATCACTGCTGCGAAAGAATTTGACAACCGTCCGCGAATGTGGAAGAATTCTCTTGACCGAAGTGGCAAGACACGGAATCAACATAGACTTCGGGAATCCGTCAAGATATCAGATCAAGTAGATTAGCATACATTGGGTTGGCCCAAGGAAGATGAAAGACTGGAACGGAAAAGACGTTGCAACCGCAAAGAGCAAGGGCGGGGTACTGGTGCTCGCTCATCCGCTTGACAACCTGATCTCCACGGGATGTCTTCCGTGGCCCCCGCCGGAGGTCGTTCAGAAGCTCTACCAGAGTCGGCAGGTTCGAGCATTTGGCGAAGACCAACTCAAAATCTTCCGCCGCTTTGGGCTGGGGTATTACAGCGATTTACAGTCGATTCACAGTGAAGATGCTATCACATGGTCTGTTTTCGGTACCGTTGCACGGGCAGAGCGAAGTGAAAGGGAGAATTGGCTTGCGGACCTCTTTCAACTCCTCAGGCTTCCTGAGGCATCACCCGACCACGCGGACATATTTCTGTGGCGGAGGATTCCGCATCCCGACACCCTTGTTCCTGGCGGTCCAGAAATCGATGTTGGCATCATAACTTCCAATGCGCTGGTCCTTGGAGAGGCCAAATGGAAGTCGCGCGTGAACGCGACCCAAGGGAGGGAAAAGGACAAGGACCAGATTCAACTGCGTGTCGAGTTTCTGCAGAAATACGGGCATCGCCTCTTTCCGAGAATCCCCCTGCATGCAGTGGTCGGCGTCAGCCTCCTCCCCGATGCTTTCGCTAAGACAGTGCCTGAGGGGGTGACATTCAGGTCGGTCACGTGGGAAAGCATTTGCTCTCTTCCCTCTCATCCCCATGCCGCCGAACTGCAGCGATACTTTGAGTGGAAGAGAAGACTCATGATGCCGAAGCACAATCGGATTGAAAGCGGCGAGAAATAGGGAGCGATTTTGGTCCAAGCTCTGGAAGATACTTAATGTCTCTTGGGTCTTTGGGCTCGATCACTGTTGCGAAAGAATTTGACAAGCGCCCGCGAATGTGGAAAGATACTCTTGAACGAGGCAATCGCGGTGCCAAGCGTTACGCCTTCAATTGTCAAAAGATCAAGTCGGAGATCCTTCGAGTATTCGGAGCCTGTCCTTCGTAGCTCGTCGGAGTTACGGAGGGGGCACCGTCCCCAGTTTTCCACCCTTTGTTAGCCTAAGTGTTCGATCAAGATTTTTGTTCCAATTCCAATCAGAACCAAACCGCCGAGGATTTCCATCTTGTTCCCGAAAACATGCCCCAGTCTATTGCCGGAAAAAACACCTATAAATGACAGAACGAATGTCACTACCCCAATTATGACTATTGGAGTGACGACCGACACACCGATGAACGCAAATCCAAAACCCACTGCCAACGCGTCAATGCTGGTAGCGACTGAAAGCAGCAACAGGACATATATGTTCAAGTAGTCGTACTTCCTCTCCGACGGTGCTGGTCTTCCTGACTCGTAAATCATCTTGGCACCTATGAAACTCAGAAGTGAAAACGCAATCCAGTGGTCTATACCTGAGATGAAATTCGCTAGGCCCATACCTGACAACCACCCCAGCAGCGGCATGATTCCCTGAAATGCTCCAAAGAACAATGCTATTCGAAAGGCATCTCTCACCTTCAACTCTCTTATTGCTACTCCGCCGGAAACGGATACGGCAAATGCGTCCATCGCCAAACCGAATGCTATGAACAAAATGTCAGCAATCTGCATATCCAGCTTTCCAGGTTAACCTGCAGAACTTGGGTTGGTTCCCCCGCATTCCCCGATGCTTGAGCTCGAGTATAGCATGAAGAAAAGGGTCCCGCCATCCTTCTCCTCACGGGTTCTGTGGTGATCGTTCTTTGGCCATGCGCAACAGTTTCAAGGTCCTCTGTGAAGACCCGATTACCGGTACACCTAGTACGTAAACCTCAGGCCGGGAATGCGCAACAGCCATGAAATCCGGAGCCCTTGCGCATGTTCTTGCATCTACCATTAGCAAGATCGCGGCCATGGGCTCGCCCACTCTCTGCTGGCGATTTGAGTTCGAGCACTGAAACACTAATTTTGGGCAGCTTATAAGACCGTAGAAGATAGACGTAGCTCTGCTTTTTGCTTGTAAGACTGCTTCCAAAATGCAAAAATACTGAAGGCCGGACCTGCGCGGAGTCAACCAGGGGCATACGCTGGCACCGGCAGAGGATGAAATAGATGGCTAAGAGTCCGTTGATATTCGTCATAATATCTGCCTCCCTATTTGGCATCAGCCCGCCTCTCGCCAAGCTGCTTGTTACAGATATTCCACCGGTCGCTTTGGCCGGACTTCTATATCTTGGTGCATTTGGTGGTCTGTCTCTTTATTCTTTCGGAACAAGAAAAAGAGCGACTGATCCCAGCAGAAGGGCGGCACCA encodes:
- a CDS encoding SAM-dependent methyltransferase, which encodes MAQKAAETGSGPTTIVAIEQYFPEGTRIINDDLAYRILPLGMRAYVRLMRFSWTRDWLVRAAERRTPGIWAMVVCRKRYIDEKVADAVDGQAETVVNLGVGFDTQAYRLPALAKVPVWEVDQPENIDAKRSRLRKVLGGVPAHVTLVPIDFDREELGSVLASHGYADDTKTFFILEGVTQYLTEAGIQTTFDFLAKAPAGSRLAFTYIRKDFIDGKVIYGQEYLYKRMLLNDKIWFFGIDPEDVADFLGVYGWRVLEHLGYEELAERYVKPTGRKLVSMLPERMVYAEKL
- a CDS encoding manganese efflux pump, with protein sequence MQIADILFIAFGLAMDAFAVSVSGGVAIRELKVRDAFRIALFFGAFQGIMPLLGWLSGMGLANFISGIDHWIAFSLLSFIGAKMIYESGRPAPSERKYDYLNIYVLLLLSVATSIDALAVGFGFAFIGVSVVTPIVIIGVVTFVLSFIGVFSGNRLGHVFGNKMEILGGLVLIGIGTKILIEHLG